One window of Mediterraneibacter gnavus ATCC 29149 genomic DNA carries:
- a CDS encoding oxaloacetate decarboxylase subunit alpha — translation MAEIAKKPIKITETILRDAHQSLIATRMTTEQMMPIVDKMDKVGYHAVECWGGATFDASLRFLHEDPWERLRKFRDGFKNTKLQMLFRGQNILGYRPYADDVVEYFVQKSAANGIDIIRIFDCMNDMRNLQTAVTAANKENAHAQVAMSYTLGDAYTLEYWVDLAKRIEDMGANSICVKDMAGLLCPYQATELVTALKEAVEIPIEMHTHYTSGVASMTYLKSVEAGADIIDTAMSPFALGTSQPATEVMVETFKGTPYDTGLDQNLLAEIADYFRPIRDEALESGLLNPKNLGVNIKTLLYQVPGGMLSNLTSQLKEQGAEDKFYEVLEEVPRVRKDLGEPPLVTPSSQIVGTQAVFNVLMGERYKMATKETKDVLSGKYGATAKPFNPEVQKKVIGEDAEVITCRPADLIPNELDTLRKECAQYSQQDEDVLTYALFPQVATDFFKYRDAQQTKVDAKVADTEDGAYPV, via the coding sequence ATGGCAGAAATTGCAAAAAAACCAATTAAAATTACAGAAACAATTCTGCGTGATGCGCATCAGTCTCTGATTGCGACAAGAATGACAACAGAGCAGATGATGCCGATCGTGGATAAAATGGATAAAGTCGGATATCATGCAGTAGAGTGCTGGGGAGGAGCTACATTTGATGCATCACTCCGTTTCCTGCACGAAGATCCATGGGAGAGACTTCGTAAATTCCGTGACGGATTCAAGAACACAAAACTGCAGATGTTATTCCGCGGACAGAACATTCTGGGATACCGTCCATACGCAGATGACGTGGTAGAGTATTTCGTACAGAAATCTGCTGCAAACGGAATTGACATCATTCGTATCTTTGACTGTATGAATGATATGAGAAATCTGCAGACAGCAGTTACAGCAGCGAATAAAGAAAACGCCCATGCACAGGTTGCAATGTCCTATACATTGGGTGATGCATATACTCTGGAATATTGGGTAGATCTCGCAAAAAGAATTGAAGACATGGGAGCAAATTCTATCTGTGTAAAAGATATGGCAGGTCTTCTTTGCCCATATCAGGCAACAGAACTTGTAACAGCATTAAAAGAAGCAGTTGAGATTCCAATCGAGATGCATACACACTATACATCAGGAGTTGCTTCTATGACATACCTGAAATCTGTAGAGGCTGGTGCTGACATCATTGATACAGCAATGTCACCATTTGCACTTGGAACTTCTCAGCCGGCAACAGAAGTGATGGTAGAGACATTCAAAGGGACTCCATATGATACAGGACTGGATCAGAACCTGCTTGCAGAGATCGCTGATTACTTCAGACCGATCAGAGACGAAGCACTTGAGTCCGGACTGCTCAATCCGAAGAACCTTGGTGTGAATATCAAGACACTTCTGTACCAGGTACCGGGAGGAATGCTTTCCAACCTGACATCTCAGTTAAAAGAGCAGGGAGCAGAAGATAAATTCTATGAGGTTCTGGAAGAAGTACCGCGTGTGCGTAAAGACCTTGGAGAGCCGCCGCTTGTTACACCTTCTTCTCAGATCGTTGGTACTCAGGCAGTATTCAACGTGCTGATGGGAGAACGCTACAAGATGGCAACAAAAGAGACAAAAGATGTACTGTCTGGAAAATATGGAGCAACAGCAAAACCGTTTAATCCAGAAGTACAGAAAAAAGTAATCGGAGAAGATGCAGAAGTGATCACATGCCGCCCAGCCGATCTGATTCCAAACGAGCTGGATACACTCCGCAAAGAGTGTGCACAGTACAGCCAGCAGGATGAGGATGTGCTGACATATGCATTGTTCCCACAGGTTGCAACAGACTTCTTCAAATACAGAGATGCTCAGCAGACAAAAGTAGATGCAAAAGTAGCAGATACAGAAGACGGAGCATATCCGGTATAA
- a CDS encoding sodium ion-translocating decarboxylase subunit beta, protein MEYISNTLGNLVEQTAFMNLTFGNLIMIAVACFFLYLAIRHGFEPLLLVPIAFGMLLVNIYPDIMLHAEDSANGTGGLLYYFYVLDEWSILPSLIFLGVGAMTDFGPLIANPKSFLLGAAAQFGIFAAYLGAMAMGFSDKAAAAISIIGGADGPTSIFLAGKLQQTAILGPIAVAAYSYMSLVPIIQPPIMKLLTTEEERKIKMEQLRPVSKLERILFPIIVTIVVCTILPTTAPLVGMLMLGNLFKESGVVRQLTETASNALMYIVVILLGTSVGATTSAEAFLNMDTLKIVALGLIAFAFGTAAGVLFGKLMCWATKGKVNPLIGSAGVSAVPMAARVSQKVGAEADPTNFLLMHAMGPNVAGVIGTAVAAGTFMAIFGVK, encoded by the coding sequence ATGGAATATATTTCAAATACGCTGGGGAACCTGGTAGAGCAGACTGCGTTTATGAACCTGACGTTCGGAAACCTGATTATGATCGCAGTTGCCTGCTTTTTCCTTTATCTGGCGATTAGACACGGCTTTGAACCGCTGCTGTTAGTTCCGATTGCATTTGGTATGCTTCTGGTTAATATTTATCCGGATATCATGCTTCATGCAGAAGATTCGGCGAACGGAACAGGCGGACTTCTGTATTATTTCTATGTTCTGGATGAGTGGTCAATCCTGCCGTCTCTGATATTCCTTGGTGTCGGTGCGATGACAGACTTTGGACCATTGATCGCGAACCCGAAGAGTTTCCTTCTGGGTGCGGCAGCACAGTTTGGTATTTTCGCCGCATACCTTGGAGCAATGGCAATGGGATTCTCTGACAAAGCGGCTGCAGCGATTTCTATCATCGGTGGTGCTGACGGCCCGACTTCTATTTTCCTCGCAGGAAAATTACAGCAGACAGCAATCTTAGGACCGATCGCGGTAGCGGCATATTCTTATATGTCACTGGTTCCGATCATTCAGCCGCCGATTATGAAGCTTCTTACAACAGAAGAAGAGCGTAAGATCAAGATGGAGCAGTTAAGACCAGTTTCCAAACTGGAGAGAATCCTCTTCCCGATCATCGTTACGATCGTAGTATGTACGATTCTTCCTACAACAGCTCCTCTGGTAGGTATGCTGATGCTTGGTAACCTGTTTAAAGAATCAGGTGTTGTAAGACAGCTGACAGAGACAGCATCCAATGCTTTGATGTATATCGTAGTAATCCTGCTTGGTACATCTGTAGGTGCTACAACAAGTGCAGAAGCATTCCTGAACATGGATACACTGAAAATCGTTGCACTGGGACTGATCGCGTTTGCATTCGGTACAGCAGCCGGAGTATTGTTCGGTAAACTGATGTGCTGGGCAACAAAGGGCAAGGTAAATCCTCTGATCGGTTCTGCGGGTGTGTCTGCGGTTCCTATGGCAGCCCGTGTTTCTCAGAAAGTCGGAGCAGAAGCAGATCCTACAAACTTCCTGCTGATGCATGCGATGGGACCGAACGTTGCCGGAGTTATCGGTACTGCGGTGGCAGCCGGAACATTTATGGCGATCTTTGGTGTGAAATAA
- a CDS encoding biotin/lipoyl-containing protein produces MKNYTITVNGNVYDVTVEEKGAGTAPVAAAAPVAAPKAAPAAAPKAAAPAGAGSIQVKAGAAGKVFSIDASVGQAVKAGDAIVTVEAMKMEIPVVAPEDGTVASIDVAVGDAVESGAVLATLN; encoded by the coding sequence ATGAAAAATTATACAATTACTGTAAATGGAAATGTATATGATGTGACAGTAGAAGAAAAGGGAGCAGGTACTGCACCGGTTGCAGCGGCAGCACCAGTTGCAGCTCCAAAGGCAGCACCGGCAGCGGCTCCGAAAGCAGCAGCACCGGCAGGAGCAGGAAGTATCCAGGTAAAAGCGGGAGCAGCTGGAAAAGTATTCAGTATTGACGCAAGCGTAGGACAGGCTGTAAAAGCAGGAGATGCCATTGTAACAGTAGAAGCTATGAAAATGGAAATCCCTGTAGTAGCTCCGGAAGATGGTACAGTTGCTAGCATTGATGTGGCAGTAGGCGACGCAGTAGAGTCAGGAGCAGTATTAGCCACATTAAACTAG
- a CDS encoding OadG family transporter subunit, translating into MKKKLSLIVLACALTLGVSGCGSEADTTTSNEKESMVAYSEAIVSSFSQTPDEVFDQYEEMSELQLDLMLLNTGLPVDSENFLSMIEAWKAGEAECGAFKSYGEFETEMTSSGIVVSTEAEYENKTADIEFTFDEEQQMDSLTINAHYSTAEILKKAGLNTILGMGTVFVVLIFISFIISLFRFIPELEKKFKNKKTAEPAKAPAPAPVPVAEPAAEEASDDAELVAVISAAIAAAEGTSADGFVVRSIKRRKSNKWNKWN; encoded by the coding sequence GTGAAGAAAAAATTAAGTTTAATCGTACTTGCCTGTGCTCTTACCTTAGGTGTTTCAGGATGCGGCAGCGAGGCAGATACGACAACAAGTAATGAAAAAGAGTCCATGGTGGCTTATTCAGAGGCGATTGTCAGCAGCTTCAGTCAGACACCGGATGAAGTTTTTGACCAGTATGAAGAGATGTCCGAACTGCAGCTGGATCTGATGCTTCTGAATACAGGACTTCCTGTAGATTCTGAGAATTTCCTTTCCATGATTGAAGCCTGGAAAGCGGGAGAGGCAGAATGCGGAGCATTCAAAAGCTATGGAGAATTCGAGACAGAGATGACAAGCTCCGGAATCGTAGTTTCTACAGAAGCAGAGTATGAGAATAAGACTGCAGACATTGAATTTACATTCGATGAAGAACAGCAGATGGACAGCTTGACGATCAATGCACATTATTCTACTGCGGAGATTCTGAAAAAAGCGGGACTGAACACCATTCTTGGAATGGGAACTGTATTCGTTGTTTTGATCTTTATTTCATTCATTATTTCTCTGTTCAGATTTATTCCGGAACTTGAGAAGAAATTTAAGAACAAAAAAACTGCAGAACCGGCAAAAGCACCGGCTCCGGCTCCTGTACCAGTTGCAGAACCGGCAGCAGAAGAAGCTTCAGATGATGCAGAGCTTGTAGCAGTGATCTCAGCAGCGATCGCAGCGGCAGAAGGAACTTCTGCAGACGGATTTGTAGTTCGCTCGATCAAGAGAAGAAAATCGAATAAATGGAACAAATGGAATTAA
- a CDS encoding acyl-CoA carboxylase subunit beta yields MSNNATENSASRRIATVLDEGSFVEIGGAVTARNTDFNLQEKETPADGVITGYGVIDGNLVYVYSQDASVLKGAIGEMHAKKIANIYDMAMKMGAPVIGLIDCAGLRLQEATDALEAFGSLYFKQAMASGVIPQITAVFGMCGGGLAVVPGLTDFTFMENKEGKLFVNSPNALEGNIDSKCDTASAEYQSKTAGLVDVTGTEEEILGQIRSLICMLPANFEDDASYDECTDDLNRVCADLANAAEDTGIALATISDNNIFFETKREYAKEMVTGFIRLNGMTVGAVANRSKVYDAEGNAESYEQVLTVDGCKKAADFINFCDAFSIPVLSLTNVTGFEATLEAEKDMARAVAKLTYAFANASVPKVNVIVGKAYGSAYIAMNSKSIGADLVYAWPTAEIGMMDASMAAKIMYADANAETLKEKAAEYKELQSSPVSAARRGYVDAIIDAADTRKYVIGAFEMLFTKREDRPAKKHGTV; encoded by the coding sequence ATGAGCAACAATGCAACAGAAAACTCAGCAAGCAGAAGAATTGCCACAGTGCTTGATGAGGGCAGCTTTGTTGAAATCGGTGGTGCAGTTACAGCAAGAAATACAGATTTCAACCTGCAGGAAAAAGAAACTCCGGCTGACGGGGTCATTACCGGCTATGGAGTGATTGACGGAAATCTTGTCTATGTCTACAGCCAGGATGCATCTGTTTTAAAAGGTGCGATCGGCGAGATGCATGCAAAGAAGATTGCAAACATCTATGACATGGCAATGAAGATGGGAGCGCCGGTCATCGGTCTGATCGACTGTGCAGGTCTTCGTCTTCAGGAAGCGACAGACGCGCTGGAGGCATTTGGAAGCCTGTACTTTAAACAGGCAATGGCATCCGGTGTGATCCCTCAGATCACAGCTGTTTTTGGTATGTGTGGCGGTGGTCTTGCAGTCGTGCCGGGACTGACGGATTTCACATTCATGGAAAATAAAGAAGGAAAATTGTTCGTTAATTCACCAAATGCTCTGGAAGGAAACATTGATTCCAAATGTGACACAGCGAGTGCTGAATATCAGAGCAAGACAGCAGGGCTTGTCGATGTGACAGGAACAGAAGAAGAGATCTTAGGGCAGATCCGTTCTCTGATCTGCATGCTCCCTGCAAACTTTGAGGATGATGCATCCTATGACGAATGTACAGACGACCTGAACCGTGTCTGCGCAGATCTTGCCAATGCTGCGGAAGATACAGGAATTGCACTTGCCACAATTTCTGACAACAATATTTTCTTTGAAACCAAGAGAGAATATGCAAAAGAAATGGTAACAGGATTTATCCGTCTGAACGGAATGACAGTGGGAGCTGTTGCAAACCGTTCCAAAGTATATGATGCAGAAGGAAATGCAGAGTCCTATGAACAGGTTCTGACAGTTGACGGATGTAAAAAAGCAGCAGATTTTATCAATTTCTGTGATGCTTTCTCGATTCCGGTATTATCCCTGACAAACGTGACAGGATTTGAAGCAACTCTGGAAGCTGAGAAGGATATGGCACGTGCAGTTGCAAAACTGACTTACGCATTCGCGAATGCATCTGTACCAAAGGTTAATGTGATCGTAGGAAAAGCTTACGGAAGCGCATATATTGCGATGAACAGCAAATCTATCGGGGCAGATCTGGTATACGCATGGCCGACAGCTGAGATCGGAATGATGGATGCTTCTATGGCAGCAAAGATCATGTATGCAGATGCAAACGCAGAGACATTGAAAGAAAAGGCAGCAGAATACAAAGAGCTGCAGTCCAGCCCGGTTTCCGCGGCAAGAAGAGGATATGTGGATGCAATCATTGATGCAGCCGATACAAGAAAATATGTGATCGGAGCATTTGAGATGCTGTTCACAAAGAGAGAGGATCGTCCGGCAAAAAAACACGGTACGGTTTAG
- a CDS encoding 2-isopropylmalate synthase: MKNFEKYERSYFMPPVPCYDWVKKDHIEKPPVWCSVDLRDGNQALIEPMSLEEKIEFFQMLLDVGFKQIEVGFPAASETEYQFLRTLIEQNMIPEDVTIQVLTQAREHIIKRTFEAVKGAPHAVIHLYNSTSVAQREQVFKKNKEEIKKIAVDGAILLNELAKETEGNFTFEYSPESFQGTEVDYALEVCNAVLRVWEPSRERKVIINLPTTVENAMPHVFASQVEYMSKHLYNREHVLLSLHPHNDRGSGVSDAELGILAGADRIEGTLFGNGERTGNVDIITVAMNMYSQGVDPGLDFSNMSEISETYERLTRMQVSPRQPYAGELVFTAFSGSHQDAIAKGMAWREEKQCQTWSVPYLPLDPKDVGRRYETDVIRINSQSGKGGVNYILKQSFGISLPQKMREEVGYLVKDVSDKAHKELTPDWVYHIFEDHYIHVKTIFTVDECHFKQEDGILAEATIHHAGSDRVINGMGNGRLDAVSNAIKHYFDIDYELAFYEEHSMTKGSSSKAVAYVGVICNKKRYWGVGIDADIIKASVEALVVAVNKIEELRNQQECKDARLLEITNYIYANYKHVTLDELSEKFFLSKPYLSKYIKEKSGMTFGDILKNVRMKKACTMLREGNATVESIAETVGYQNVEHFNRIFKKMYQVTPVQFRNQK; this comes from the coding sequence ATGAAGAATTTTGAAAAATATGAAAGAAGCTATTTTATGCCGCCGGTGCCGTGCTATGACTGGGTGAAGAAAGACCATATTGAAAAACCGCCCGTCTGGTGCAGCGTGGATCTGCGGGATGGGAATCAGGCATTGATCGAGCCTATGAGTCTGGAGGAAAAAATAGAATTCTTCCAGATGCTTCTGGATGTCGGCTTCAAGCAGATCGAAGTGGGATTTCCGGCAGCGTCTGAGACAGAATATCAATTTCTGCGTACATTGATCGAGCAGAATATGATCCCTGAGGATGTAACGATCCAGGTTCTGACACAGGCGAGAGAGCATATTATCAAACGGACCTTTGAAGCGGTCAAAGGAGCGCCGCATGCGGTCATTCATCTGTATAATTCAACTTCTGTCGCACAGAGAGAACAAGTGTTTAAAAAGAATAAAGAAGAAATCAAAAAAATTGCGGTAGACGGAGCCATTCTTCTGAATGAGCTGGCAAAGGAGACAGAAGGGAATTTCACGTTTGAGTACAGCCCGGAAAGTTTCCAGGGAACCGAGGTGGATTATGCGCTGGAAGTGTGCAATGCAGTTCTCAGAGTGTGGGAGCCGTCCAGGGAGCGAAAAGTGATCATCAATCTTCCGACAACCGTGGAAAACGCGATGCCGCATGTGTTCGCAAGTCAGGTGGAATATATGAGCAAGCACTTATATAACAGAGAACATGTATTGTTATCGCTTCATCCGCATAACGACAGAGGATCCGGCGTCAGTGACGCAGAGCTTGGAATTCTGGCAGGAGCGGACCGGATCGAGGGAACGCTGTTTGGAAACGGCGAACGGACCGGAAATGTGGATATTATCACGGTTGCTATGAATATGTATTCACAGGGAGTGGATCCGGGCTTGGATTTTTCCAACATGAGTGAGATCAGTGAGACCTATGAGAGACTTACCAGAATGCAGGTTTCTCCGAGACAGCCATATGCCGGAGAACTGGTATTTACCGCGTTTTCCGGTTCTCACCAGGATGCGATCGCAAAAGGAATGGCATGGAGAGAAGAGAAGCAGTGCCAGACATGGTCGGTTCCTTACCTTCCTCTGGATCCAAAAGATGTGGGACGCCGCTACGAGACCGATGTGATCCGTATCAACAGTCAGTCCGGAAAAGGCGGAGTCAACTATATTTTAAAACAGAGCTTTGGAATCAGCCTTCCGCAGAAAATGAGAGAAGAGGTCGGCTATCTTGTAAAGGATGTGTCGGATAAAGCGCATAAAGAACTGACGCCAGACTGGGTATACCATATATTTGAAGATCATTATATTCACGTAAAAACAATCTTTACAGTAGATGAATGTCACTTTAAACAGGAAGACGGAATCCTTGCGGAGGCGACGATCCACCATGCGGGAAGCGACCGTGTGATCAACGGAATGGGAAATGGACGTCTGGATGCGGTGAGCAATGCTATTAAGCACTATTTTGACATCGATTATGAGCTGGCATTTTATGAAGAACATTCCATGACAAAAGGGTCTTCATCCAAAGCGGTCGCTTATGTGGGCGTGATCTGCAATAAAAAGCGCTACTGGGGAGTCGGCATTGATGCCGATATCATCAAAGCTTCTGTAGAAGCCCTGGTCGTGGCAGTCAATAAGATCGAAGAACTCCGAAATCAGCAGGAATGCAAGGATGCAAGACTCTTGGAGATCACGAATTATATCTATGCAAACTATAAGCATGTGACACTGGATGAGCTGTCCGAAAAGTTTTTCCTGTCGAAACCATACCTTTCCAAATATATCAAGGAAAAATCAGGAATGACATTCGGAGACATCCTGAAAAATGTCCGGATGAAAAAAGCCTGCACGATGCTCAGGGAAGGCAATGCAACTGTAGAGAGTATCGCAGAGACTGTGGGATATCAGAACGTAGAACATTTCAACCGGATCTTTAAAAAGATGTATCAGGTCACTCCGGTGCAATTCCGTAATCAGAAGTAA
- a CDS encoding D-alanyl-D-alanine carboxypeptidase family protein — MHEKRRERGRTYRVGLILGFCLLIAVNGLFPVSCVYAEEEQTKIAYGENTPGQLYARSAVLMDADSGRILFAKNAETERPMASTTKIMTCILALERADPDESVSVSANAAAQPRVRLGTVEGQKFKLKDLLYSLMLESHNDTAVMLAEHLAGSVEQFADEMNQKARELGLSHTHFVTPNGLDGADDGGSHRTTAEELARIMRYCVMESPKRKEFLEITGVSSYQFSDLEQTQTYSCINHNAFLTMMEGAVSGKTGFTGEAGYCYVGALKREKRTFIVALLACGWPNNRSYKWEDTKKLMEYGLEHFEYQSMKGAGQKFKIRVTDGIPDSNQKEAYTYAEALSEQSNLSFLLADWESVQVRRNIPAVLPAPVREGTEVGTIEYRVNGETLARLPVVIQRSVGKIDFSWCWKKIAAKYFLKEKIY, encoded by the coding sequence ATGCATGAGAAAAGAAGGGAAAGAGGACGAACATATCGGGTCGGGCTGATCCTGGGCTTTTGTCTTCTGATTGCAGTAAATGGTCTGTTTCCGGTTTCGTGTGTATATGCGGAGGAAGAACAGACAAAAATCGCATACGGGGAGAATACTCCAGGACAGTTATACGCCCGGTCGGCAGTTTTGATGGATGCAGACAGCGGGCGTATTTTGTTTGCAAAAAATGCCGAAACAGAGCGTCCTATGGCGAGTACAACCAAGATCATGACCTGCATTCTTGCATTGGAACGTGCAGACCCGGATGAGAGTGTGTCAGTCAGTGCCAATGCGGCAGCCCAGCCCAGAGTCCGACTGGGGACAGTGGAAGGACAGAAATTTAAGCTTAAGGATCTTTTATATTCTCTGATGCTGGAATCACATAACGATACAGCGGTGATGCTGGCAGAACATCTGGCTGGAAGCGTGGAGCAGTTTGCGGATGAGATGAACCAGAAAGCAAGAGAACTGGGACTTAGCCATACCCATTTTGTCACACCCAATGGTCTGGACGGGGCAGATGACGGCGGGAGCCATCGGACCACGGCAGAAGAACTGGCAAGGATTATGCGCTATTGTGTGATGGAGTCTCCAAAGCGGAAGGAATTTCTGGAAATTACAGGCGTGTCTTCCTATCAGTTTTCGGATCTGGAGCAGACGCAGACGTATTCCTGCATCAATCACAACGCGTTTCTTACGATGATGGAAGGCGCTGTATCCGGAAAAACCGGATTTACCGGGGAGGCAGGATATTGCTACGTGGGGGCATTAAAAAGAGAAAAGCGAACCTTTATCGTAGCACTTCTGGCGTGCGGCTGGCCGAACAATCGGAGCTATAAATGGGAGGATACAAAAAAACTGATGGAGTACGGTCTGGAACATTTTGAATATCAGAGTATGAAAGGCGCCGGGCAAAAATTTAAAATCCGGGTGACGGATGGGATTCCGGATTCCAATCAGAAAGAGGCGTATACATATGCAGAAGCACTGTCAGAGCAGTCAAATCTTTCGTTTCTGCTGGCAGACTGGGAATCTGTTCAGGTAAGAAGGAACATTCCGGCAGTATTACCGGCTCCTGTCCGGGAAGGGACAGAAGTGGGAACGATAGAATATCGGGTCAACGGAGAAACTCTTGCCAGACTTCCGGTAGTAATCCAAAGGTCTGTGGGAAAAATTGATTTTTCATGGTGCTGGAAGAAAATAGCAGCAAAATATTTCTTAAAAGAGAAAATATATTAA
- the scpB gene encoding SMC-Scp complex subunit ScpB produces MEQKKLQAAIEAILFAMGGSVELKKLAQAIGHDEETTKKIIRQMMDRYEKEDRGIRIIELEASFQMCTKKEMYEYLIRVAKQPKKQVLTDVLLETLSIIAYKQPVTKLEIEKIRGVKSDHAVSKLVEYDLVEEVGRMDAPGKPLLFGTTEEFLRRFSVHSLDELPAPNPEQVAHFKEEAEDEVQLKLNL; encoded by the coding sequence ATGGAGCAAAAAAAACTGCAGGCAGCCATAGAAGCAATTTTGTTTGCAATGGGAGGCTCTGTGGAGCTGAAAAAACTTGCACAGGCGATCGGACATGACGAAGAAACGACAAAAAAAATAATCCGCCAGATGATGGACCGGTATGAGAAAGAAGATCGGGGAATCCGGATCATCGAACTGGAAGCTTCGTTTCAGATGTGCACGAAAAAAGAGATGTATGAATATTTGATCCGGGTAGCAAAGCAGCCGAAAAAACAGGTTCTTACGGATGTACTTTTGGAAACGCTTTCGATCATCGCCTACAAGCAGCCGGTTACAAAACTGGAAATCGAAAAAATCCGTGGCGTCAAATCGGATCATGCAGTCAGCAAGCTGGTAGAATATGATCTGGTTGAGGAAGTGGGGCGTATGGATGCGCCGGGAAAACCGCTTTTATTTGGAACCACAGAAGAGTTTCTGCGCAGATTCAGTGTACATTCTCTGGATGAACTTCCTGCGCCGAATCCGGAGCAGGTAGCACATTTTAAAGAAGAAGCAGAGGATGAGGTACAGTTAAAGTTAAACCTGTAG
- a CDS encoding segregation and condensation protein A: MGIPVKLQVFEGPLDLLLHLIEKNKIDIYDIPIVEITSQYMEYIRQMEREDLNVMSEFLVMAATLLDIKCRMLLPKEINEEGEEEDPRAELVEQLLQYKMYKYMSYELRDRQVDADQYFYREVDIPKEVKSYVPAVDLDQLLGDVTLVQLRKIFREVMRRQEEKIDPVRSKFGKIEKEEVPLPDKLLYVETYARTHKKFSFRMLLEKQRSKMHIVVTFLAVLELMKTGMIRVYQEEICGEILIDSQI; this comes from the coding sequence ATGGGGATACCGGTAAAATTGCAGGTTTTTGAAGGTCCGTTGGATCTGCTGTTACATTTGATCGAGAAAAATAAGATTGATATCTATGACATTCCGATCGTAGAGATCACCAGCCAGTATATGGAATATATCCGGCAGATGGAGCGGGAAGATTTAAACGTCATGAGTGAATTTCTCGTGATGGCGGCAACACTTCTGGATATCAAATGCCGGATGCTGCTCCCGAAAGAGATCAATGAAGAGGGTGAAGAGGAAGATCCGAGAGCAGAGCTGGTAGAACAGCTTTTACAGTATAAAATGTACAAATATATGTCCTATGAGCTGCGGGATCGTCAGGTAGATGCAGACCAGTATTTTTACCGGGAGGTAGATATTCCCAAAGAGGTGAAAAGTTATGTTCCTGCGGTAGATCTGGATCAGCTTTTAGGGGATGTGACGCTGGTACAGCTGAGGAAGATTTTCCGGGAAGTGATGCGCAGGCAGGAAGAGAAGATCGATCCGGTGCGGAGTAAGTTCGGTAAGATCGAGAAAGAAGAAGTACCGCTTCCGGACAAGCTTTTGTATGTGGAGACTTATGCAAGGACACATAAAAAATTCAGTTTTCGTATGCTTCTTGAAAAACAGAGGAGCAAGATGCATATTGTGGTGACATTTCTGGCAGTGCTGGAGTTGATGAAGACGGGCATGATCCGTGTTTATCAGGAAGAAATCTGCGGGGAGATCCTGATCGATTCCCAGATATAA
- a CDS encoding metallophosphoesterase, producing the protein MKAVILVVFVLTVAAVLCLLEAYREQQYFKVTEDVVVSHRLNGLKKEKKIVFLSDLHNKEYGVGNERLLDAICKARPDLILIGGDMLVGKKGCSFAPALEFVSKLPAIAPVYYACGNHEQRMKRKPEVYGEVYQEYQKQLEECGVHFLENSSVLLKEDDCRIRISALELPLATYTKFKKYRVTEQDVTACIEKEAADYEILLAHNPVYFDAYKKWGADLVLSGHLHGGIIRLPGIGGLITPQAIPFPKYSGEMTTEGEQTIIVSRGLGTHTINLRFLNEAEMIVIHLRGEKDS; encoded by the coding sequence ATGAAAGCAGTGATCTTAGTGGTCTTTGTTCTGACAGTGGCGGCAGTTCTTTGTCTGCTGGAAGCGTACCGGGAGCAGCAGTATTTCAAGGTGACAGAGGACGTTGTTGTATCCCACAGGCTGAACGGGCTGAAAAAGGAAAAGAAGATCGTGTTTTTAAGCGATCTGCACAATAAAGAATATGGAGTCGGAAATGAACGTTTGCTGGATGCGATCTGCAAAGCGAGGCCGGATCTGATTCTGATCGGCGGGGATATGCTGGTCGGGAAGAAAGGGTGTTCCTTTGCTCCGGCTCTGGAATTTGTTTCGAAACTTCCTGCGATCGCTCCGGTGTATTATGCCTGCGGGAATCACGAGCAGCGGATGAAAAGAAAACCGGAAGTCTATGGGGAGGTTTATCAGGAGTATCAAAAGCAATTAGAAGAATGCGGCGTGCATTTTCTGGAAAATAGCAGCGTCCTGCTTAAGGAGGATGACTGCCGGATCCGGATCTCGGCTCTGGAACTGCCCCTTGCAACTTATACAAAATTCAAAAAATACCGGGTCACAGAGCAGGATGTAACAGCATGTATTGAAAAAGAAGCTGCAGATTATGAGATTCTTCTGGCGCACAATCCGGTTTATTTTGACGCATATAAAAAATGGGGAGCAGATCTGGTGCTTTCCGGGCATCTTCACGGCGGGATTATCCGTCTGCCGGGAATCGGAGGTCTGATCACGCCTCAGGCGATTCCGTTTCCGAAATATTCCGGGGAGATGACAACAGAAGGAGAGCAGACGATCATTGTAAGCCGCGGGCTTGGCACTCATACGATCAATCTTCGTTTTTTGAATGAGGCAGAGATGATCGTGATTCATCTACGGGGCGAAAAAGACAGTTGA